A genome region from Urocitellus parryii isolate mUroPar1 chromosome X, mUroPar1.hap1, whole genome shotgun sequence includes the following:
- the Slitrk2 gene encoding SLIT and NTRK-like protein 2: MLSGVWFLSVLTVAGILQTESRKTAKDICKIRCLCEEKENVLNINCENKGFTTVSLLQPPQYRIYQLFLNGNLLTRLYPNEFVNYSNAVTLHLGNNGLQEIRTGAFSGLKTLKRLHLNNNKLEVLREDTFLGLESLEYLQADYNYISAIEAGAFSKLNKLKVLILNDNLLLSLPSNVFRFVLLTHLDLRGNRLKVMPFAGVLEHIGGIMEIQLEENPWNCTCDLLPLKAWLDTITVFVGEIVCETPFRLHGKDVTQLTRQDLCPRKSIGDSSQRGSHPDTHVQRLSPTMNPALNPTRAPKASRPPKMRNRPTPRVTVSKDRQSFGPIMVYQTKSPVPLTCPSSCVCTSQSSDNGLNVNCQERKFTNISDLQPKPTSPKKLYLTGNYLQTVYKNDLLEYSSLDLLHLGNNRIAVIQEGAFTNLTSLRRLYLNGNYLEVLYPSMFDGLHSLQYLYLEYNVIKEIKPLTFDALINLQLLFLNNNLLRSLPDNIFGGTALTRLNLRNNHFSHLPVKGVLDQLPAFIQIDLQENPWDCTCDIMGLKDWTEHANSPVIINEVTCESPAKHAGEILKFLGREAICPDSPNLSDGTILSMNHNTDTPRSLSVSPSSYPELHTEVPLSVLILGLLVVFILSVCFGAGLFVFVLKRRKGVPSVPRSANNLDVSSFQLQYGSYNTETHDKTDGHVYNYIPPPVGQMCQNPIYMQKEGDPVAYYRNLQEFNYGNLEEKKEEPATLAYTISATELLEKQATPREPEMLYQNIAERVKELPSAGLVHYNFCTLPKRQFAPSYESRRQNQDRINKTVLYGTPRKCFVGQSKPDHPLLQAKPQSEPDYLEVLEKQTAISQL; this comes from the coding sequence ATGCTGAGCGGCGTTTGGTTCCTCAGTGTGTTAACAGTGGCTGGGATCTTACAGACGGAGAGTCGCAAAACTGCCAAAGACATTTGCAAGATCCGCTGCCTGTGcgaagagaaggaaaatgtacTGAATATTAACTGTGAAAACAAAGGATTTACAACTGTCAGCCTGCTCCAGCCCCCCCAGTATCGAATCTATCAGCTTTTTCTCAATGGAAACCTCCTGACGAGATTGTATCCTAACGAATTTGTCAATTACTCCAACGCGGTGACTCTTCACCTAGGTAACAACGGACTGCAGGAGATCCGAACCGGAGCATTCAGCGGCCTGAAAACCCTCAAGAGACTGCACCTCAATAACAACAAGCTGGAGGTATTGCGGGAGGACACATTCCTGGGCCTGGAGAGCCTGGAGTACCTCCAGGCCGACTACAATTACATCAGTGCCATTGAGGCTGGGGCATTCAGCAAACTTAATAAACTCAAAGTGCTCATCCTGAATGACAACCTTCTGCTGTCGCTGCCCAGCAATGTGTTTCGCTTTGTCCTGCTGACCCACTTAGACTTGAGGGGAAACAGGCTGAAAGTAATGCCTTTTGCTGGTGTCCTTGAACATATCGGAGGGATCATGGAGATTCAGCTGGAGGAAAACCCATGGAATTGCACTTGTGATTTACTTCCTCTCAAGGCTTGGCTGGACACCATAACTGTTTTCGTGGGGGAAATTGTCTGTGAAACTCCTTTCAGGTTGCATGGGAAAGATGTGACCCAACTGACCAGGCAAGACCTCTGTCCCAGAAAAAGCATTGGTGACTCTAGTCAGAGAGGCAGCCACCCTGATACACATGTGCAAAGGCTGTCGCCTACAATGAATCCTGCTCTCAACCCAACCAGGGCTCCTAAAGCCAGCCGGCCACCCAAAATGAGAAATCGTCCTACTCCCAGAGTAACTGTGTCAAAGGACAGGCAGAGTTTTGGGCCAATCATGGTATACCAAACCAAGTCCCCTGTGCCCCTCACTTGCCCCAGTAGCTGTGTCTGCACCTCTCAGAGCTCAGACAATGGTCTAAATGTTAACTGCCAAGAAAGGAAGTTCACTAATATCTCTGACCTACAGCCCAAACCTACCAGTCCAAAGAAACTCTACCTAACAGGAAACTATCTTCAAACTGTCTATAAGAATGACCTCTTAGAATACAGTTCTTTGGATTTGTTGCACTTAGGAAACAACAGAATTGCAGTCATTCAGGAAGGTGCCTTCACAAACCTGACCAGTTTACGCAGACTTTATCTGAATGGTAATTACCTTGAAGTGCTGTATCCTTCTATGTTTGATGGACTGCACAGCTTGCAATATCTCTATTTAGAGTACAATGTCATTAAAGAAATTAAGCCGCTGACCTTTGATGCTTTGATTAACTTACAGCTCCTGTTCCTGAATAATAACCTGCTCCGGTCCTTACCAGATAACATATTTGGGGGCACAGCCCTCACCAGGCTGAATCTGAGAAACAACCATTTTTCACACCTGCCTGTGAAAGGGGTTCTGGATCAGCTTCCAGCTTTTATACAAATAGATCTGCAAGAGAACCCATGGGACTGCACCTGTGACATCATGGGGCTGAAGGACTGGACAGAACATGCCAATTCCCCAGTCATCATCAATGAGGTGACTTGTGAGTCTCCTGCCAAGCATGCAGGGGAGATACTGAAATTTCTGGGAAGGGAGGCTATTTGTCCAGATAGCCCAAACTTGTCAGATGGGACCATTTTGTCAATGAATCACAACACAGACACTCCTCGGTCACTTAGTGTGTCTCCTAGTTCCTATCCTGAACTACACACAGAAGTACCACTGTCTGTCTTAATTTTAGGATTGCTGGTTGTTTTCATCCTATCTGTCTGTTTTGGGGCTGGTTTGTTTGTCTTTGTCCTGAAACGCAGAAAGGGAGTGCCAAGTGTTCCCAGGAGTGCCAACAACTTAGATGTAAGTTCCTTCCAATTACAGTATGGGTCATACAACACTGAGACTCATGATAAAACAGATGGCCATGTCTACAACTATATTCCCCCACCTGTGGGGCAGATGTGCCAAAACCCCATTTACATGCAGAAAGAGGGAGACCCAGTAGCCTATTACCGAAATCTGCAAGAGTTCAACTATGGCAAcctggaggagaaaaaagaagagccaGCCACACTTGCTTACACAATAAGTGCCACCGAATTGCTGGAAAAGCAGGCCACACCAAGAGAGCCTGAGATGCTCTATCAAAATATTGCTGAGCGAGTCAAGGAACTCCCCAGTGCAGGCCTAGTCCATTATAACTTTTGTACCTTACCTAAAAGGCAGTTTGCCCCTTCATATGAATCTCGACGCCAAAACCAAGACAGAATCAATAAAACCGTTTTATATGGAACTCCCAGAAAATGCTTTGTGGGGCAGTCAAAGCCCGACCACCCTTTACTGCAAGCTAAGCCGCAATCAGAACCAGACTACCTCGAAGTTCTGGAAAAACAAACTGCAATCAGTCAGCTGTGA